A genomic region of Oryza glaberrima chromosome 1, OglaRS2, whole genome shotgun sequence contains the following coding sequences:
- the LOC127777034 gene encoding uncharacterized protein LOC127777034, with the protein MAMASSLICALDCTATPGARGAPAPVAPRRRVARVRLAPRCQWRPLTARAQAAATQPDPEHQAPANGGPSAFPTTALKVGAGVALALALGGASWRARGGSAGPVLVQPAAVCSLNVVTDSASRATAERSAAAAATMRTSVDALSDSLFRREDAPRDRATLMDLVFEQVTKEQIGDRGKLTSLLQKEWSASRDSERKLDLGLLLTDVLINQREWQRAKEVCQQLTGRYQRDSRPYLHLAVINMMMAVETMLSPETANSDDIEKMSKNAMDAWKEFKTKYEHAKGSTDSST; encoded by the exons ATGGCAATGGCATCCTCGTTGATCTGCGCATTGGATTGCACGGCTACGCCCGGAGCACGTGGTGCTCCAGCTCCGGTCGCCCCGCGTCGCCGCGTCGCTCGTGTTCGACTGGCGCCGCGGTGCCAGTGGAGGCCTCTCACCGCGCGCgcacaggcggcggcgacgcagccgGACCCGGAACACCAGGCGCCCGCGAATGGGGGGCCGTCGGCGTTTCCCACGACCGCGCTGAAGGTGGGCGCCGGcgtggcgctggcgctggctcTGGGTGGCGCGTCGTGGAGGGCGCGCGGCGGGAGCGCCGGCCCGGTCCTCGTGCAACCCGCCGCGGTGTGCTCCCTCAACGTCGTCACGGACAGCGCGTCACGCGCCACCGCGGaacggagcgccgccgccgcggccaccatgAGGACGAGCGTGGACGCGCTCTCCGACTCGCTGTTCCGGCGCGAGGACGCGCCCAGGGACCGCGCCACACTGATGGACCTCGTCTTTGAGCAAGTCACCAAGGAG CAAATCGGCGACAGGGGAAAGCTGACGAGCTTGCTGCAGAAGGAGTGGTCGGCGTCGCGCGATTCCGAGAGGAAGCTTGACCTGGGCTTGCTGCTCACTGACGTACTGATCAACCAG AGAGAATGGCAGAGGGCAAAAGAAGTTTGTCAGCAATTGACTGGCCGATACCAACGTGACTCGAGGCCTTACCTGCACTTG GCTGTCATCAACATGATGATGGCAGTGGAGACCATGCTTTCTCCTGAAACAGCCAATAGTGACGACATTGAGAAGATGTCAAAGAATGCCATGGACGCGTGGAAGGAATTCAAGACCAAGTATGAGCATGCCAAGGGGTCAACTGATTCCAGCACCTGA
- the LOC127777013 gene encoding probable hexosyltransferase MUCI70 produces MGWVRMRVRSPPVMQSKLLCLSLLYLLTTLPLALYVSFSDPASAASRCLAFLPFRSSAPSSAASAALFEYPREYGEHKHAIPATRALCSDPAVFSDYKTVLEEINKLCRNLSASPYAKPALRYQNGRRNSFAGNLSTVERKSFFNHTDSAVEIPCGFFKEFPVRESDRLAMEKCNGVVVASAIFNDHDKIRQLKGLGSETLRTVCFFMFIDDATHRVLASHNILAGERGEAGTVGAWRVARLVAGAGGDHRLPYENPAMNGVIVKYLLHRLFPNARFSVWVDAKMQLTVDPLLLVHSFVAGKGADMAVSKHPFNLHTMEEAIATARWRKWGDVDAIRAQMETYCRNGLQPWSPIKLPYPSDVPDTAIIIRRHGLASDLFSCLLFNELEAFNPRDQLAFAYVRDQMSPKVIMNMFDVEVFEHIAVEYRHNLKRGNGGAGGKQGITRMASSGDIAGSSCERYLLKMWGETTE; encoded by the exons ATGGGGTGGGTGCGGATGCGGGTGCGGAGCCCGCCGGTGATGCAGTCGAAGCTGCTCTGCCTCTCCCTGCTCTACCTCCTCACCACGCTCCCGCTCGCGCTCTACGTCTCCTTCTCCGACCCGGCTTCCGCCGCCTCGCGCTGCCTCGCCTTCCTCCCCTTCCGCTCCTCCGCTccttcgtcggcggcgtcggcggcgctgtTCGAGTACCCGCGCGAGTACGGCGAGCACAAGCACGCGATCCCCGCCACGCGCGCGCTCTGCTCCGACCCCGCCGTCTTCTCAG ACTATAAGACGGTCTTAGAAGAGATCAACAAACTCTGCCGCAACCTCTCGGCGTCTCCTTATGCAAAACCAGCATTGCGGTACCAGAATGGGAGGAGGAACTCGTTCGCGGGAAATTTGTCCACCGTTGAGCGGAAATCCTTCTTCAACCACACTGATAGCGCAGTTGAAATTCCATGTGGGTTCTTCAAGGAATTCCCCGTCAGAGAATCTG ACAGATTGGCCATGGAGAAGTGCAATGGCgtggtggtggcgtcggcgaTCTTCAACGACCACGACAAGATCCGGCAGCTCAAGGGGCTCGGCTCCGAGACGCTCCGGACGGTGTGCTTCTTCATGTTCATCGACGATGCCACCCACAGAGTCCTCGCGAGCCACAACATCCtagccggcgagcgcggcgaggccggcacGGTCGGCGCGTGGCGCGTGGCGAGgcttgtcgccggcgccggcggcgaccaccggctCCCCTACGAGAACCCGGCCATGAATGGCGTGATCGTGAAGTACCTCCTGCACAGGCTGTTCCCGAACGCGAGGTTCAGCGTCTGGGTGGACGCCAAGATGCAGCTCACCGTCGACCCGCTGCTGCTGGTGCACTCGTTCGTCGCCGGGAAGGGTGCGGACATGGCGGTCTCCAAGCACCCGTTCAACCTCCACACCATGGAGGAGGCGATcgcgacggcgcggtggcgcaAGTGGGGCGACGTGGATGCCATCAGGGCGCAGATGGAGACGTACTGCCGGAACGGCCTGCAGCCATGGTCCCCTATCAAGCTTCCATATCCGTCAG ATGTGCCGGACACGGCGATCATCATCAGGAGGCACGGCCTCGCCAGTGACCTCTTCTCCTGCCTCCTTTTCAACGAGCTGGAGGCGTTCAACCCGCGCGACCAGCTCGCCTTCGCCTATGTCCGGGACCAGATGAGCCCCAAGGTGATCATGAACATGTTCGACGTCGAGGTGTTCGAGCACATCGCCGTCGAGTACCGGCACAACCTAAAGCGTGGCAATGGCGGGGCAGGAGGGAAGCAGGGCATCACCAGGATGGCATCCTCGGGAGACATCGCAGGGAGCAGCTGCGAGAGATACCTTCTGAAGATGTGGGGGGAGACTACTGAATAA
- the LOC127777044 gene encoding uncharacterized protein LOC127777044, with product MARRSGLMLLLLAAAAAAVASAAVPPSCERIECPSYEVVDSANGFEIRRYSDAMWASTAPIEDISFVAATRTGFLQLFNYIQGKNAYNETIEMTAPVLTQVAPSDGPFCVSSFVVSFYVPAKNQPDPPPAEGLHVQRWAGARYAAVRRFGGFVADSDVGEQAALLDASLQGTRWAAAVSDGRRADPTSSYTVAQYNSPFEFSGRVNEIWMLFDAKDASDM from the exons ATGGCTCGCCGGAGCGGCCTGATGCTActactcctcgccgccgccgccgccgccgtcgcctccgcggcCGTGCCGCCGTCGTGCGAGCGCATCGAGTGCCCGTCGTACGAGGTGGTGGACAGCGCCAACGGGTTCGAGATCCGGCGGTACAGCGACGCCATGTGGGCTTCCACCGCCCCCATCGAGGACATCtccttcgtcgccgccacccgcaCCGGCTTCCTCCA GTTGTTCAACTACATCCAGGGGAAGAACGCATACAACGAGACGATCGAGATGACGGCGCCGGTGCTGACGCAGGTGGCGCCGAGCGACGGGCCGTTCTGCGTCTCCTCCTTCGTGGTCAGCTTCTACGTGCCGGCGAAGAACCAGCCggacccgccgccggcggaggggcTGCACGTGCAGAGGTGGGCCGGGGCCAGgtacgccgccgtgcgccgcttCGGCGGCTTCGTGGCCGACTCCGACGTCGGCGAGCAGGCCGCGCTGCTCGACGCCAGCCTGCAGGGGACCAGGtgggccgccgccgtgtccgaCGGGCGCAGGGCCGACCCGACGTCGTCGTACACGGTGGCGCAGTACAACTCGCCGTTCGAGTTCAGCGGCAGGGTCAACGAGATATGGATGCTCTTCGACGCCAAGGATGCATCCGACATGTAG
- the LOC127777054 gene encoding uncharacterized protein LOC127777054 — protein sequence MGSQAIEAHREGAEVYHGAALCAEKAVELLAEIHMPLGLLPLAEMEEVGYNRATGFVWLRQKKAITHTFKQISRQVSYAAEVTAFVEDRRMKRVTGAKTKELLIWVSLSDMFIDKDDASKITFKTPTGLGRTYPVDAFAKEDDGKGKVPAAAAANGKETAVNGKAK from the coding sequence ATGGGGTCGCAGGCGATAGAGGCGCACAGGGAGGGGGCGGAGGTGTACCACGGGGCGGCGCTGTGCGCGGAGAAGGCGGTGGAGCTCCTCGCGGAGATCCACATGCCGCTGGGCCTGCTGCCGCtggcggagatggaggaggtCGGCTACAACCGCGCCACGGGGTTCGTGTGGCTGCGCCAGAAGAAGGCCATCACCCACACCTTCAAGCAGATCAGCAGGCAGGTCTCGTACGCCGCCGAGGTCACCGCCTTCGTCGAGGACCGCCGGATGAAGCGCGTCACCGGGGCCAAGACCAAGGAGCTCCTCATCTGGGTCTCCCTCTCCGACATGTTCATCGACAAGGACGACGCCTCCAAGATCACCTTCAAGACCCCCACCGGCCTCGGGAGGACCTACCCCGTCGACGCCTTCGCCAAGGAGGACGATGGCAAGGGCAaggtccccgccgccgcagcggccaACGGCAAGGAGACCGCCGTCAACGGCAAGGCCAAGTGA